In the genome of Massilibacillus massiliensis, one region contains:
- the rpe gene encoding ribulose-phosphate 3-epimerase: MIIAPSLLSADFAQIKEQLNQIENSKAKWVHFDVMDGNFVKNLTFGPDILKAVKRLTSLFLDVHLVITNPAYFVDIFIDAGADNITFHVDAMSNVNQNLALIRHIRSENVKVGITMRPEVNVANYEPYLAEVDVALVMSIEPGFGGQPFQTNALERIKWLYNLRKEKMYNYMIQVDGGINQDTGKQCAAAGADILVAGSYIFKNDIKKAVDSLL, translated from the coding sequence ATGATTATTGCACCTTCACTTTTAAGTGCAGATTTTGCGCAAATTAAAGAGCAACTTAATCAAATAGAAAACAGTAAGGCAAAATGGGTCCATTTTGATGTCATGGATGGAAATTTTGTAAAAAATTTGACGTTTGGGCCTGATATTTTAAAAGCAGTCAAGCGATTGACATCGCTGTTTCTTGATGTTCATTTGGTAATTACGAATCCAGCATATTTTGTAGATATTTTTATTGATGCTGGTGCAGATAATATAACGTTTCATGTAGATGCGATGAGTAATGTGAATCAGAACCTAGCTTTAATACGACATATAAGATCCGAAAATGTAAAAGTTGGAATTACAATGAGGCCGGAAGTAAATGTAGCAAATTATGAGCCTTATCTTGCAGAAGTAGATGTTGCACTCGTGATGTCAATTGAACCAGGTTTTGGTGGACAGCCATTTCAAACTAATGCACTTGAGCGAATTAAATGGCTCTATAATTTACGTAAAGAAAAAATGTATAATTATATGATTCAAGTGGATGGTGGAATAAATCAAGATACTGGAAAACAGTGTGCAGCTGCGGGAGCAGATATTTTAGTTGCTGGAAGCTATATATTTAAAAATGATATCAAAAAGGCTGTGGATTCATTACTATGA
- a CDS encoding phosphoglycerate dehydrogenase, giving the protein MQVLVTSNSFGKYSSKPKEMLEKAGFKIVFNPYHRMMTECEFKAAIKDADAVILSTEVLNQSVIDSAAKLKVVSRYGVGLDNVDLAYCKEKSIRVTTTKNANSNAVAEFAISLMFASLKGICISSAYSKENKWMKIEGRDLTGKTVGIIGLGSIGKEVAKKLKSFDVSLLAYDVYYDEPFMSQYNIKKETLENVLINADIITLHLPAFDERPLISYKEFSCMKKDAVLINTARASLIDQQALIKNLEEGNLFAVGLDVHPDEPNFDERLFKFENVILTPHNAAISREAIDKTSVVAVENLIESFQKIKFNNL; this is encoded by the coding sequence ATGCAGGTATTAGTTACATCAAATAGTTTCGGTAAGTATAGCTCGAAGCCAAAAGAAATGCTTGAGAAGGCTGGATTTAAAATCGTTTTCAATCCATATCACCGAATGATGACGGAGTGTGAGTTTAAAGCAGCGATAAAAGATGCTGATGCTGTAATATTAAGCACAGAAGTGCTGAATCAATCTGTGATTGATTCAGCTGCAAAATTAAAAGTTGTTTCGCGATATGGTGTTGGATTGGATAACGTTGATCTAGCATATTGTAAGGAAAAAAGCATAAGAGTAACAACTACTAAAAATGCCAACAGCAATGCTGTTGCAGAATTTGCAATTTCACTGATGTTTGCATCATTAAAGGGAATATGCATTTCAAGTGCATATTCCAAAGAAAATAAATGGATGAAAATAGAGGGGCGTGATCTTACTGGTAAAACAGTAGGAATTATAGGATTAGGCTCTATTGGAAAAGAAGTTGCGAAAAAATTGAAATCTTTTGATGTGTCTTTATTGGCGTATGATGTTTATTATGATGAACCCTTTATGAGTCAGTATAATATCAAAAAGGAGACATTGGAAAATGTATTAATAAATGCCGATATTATAACTTTACATTTGCCAGCATTTGATGAGCGGCCATTGATTTCATATAAGGAATTTTCATGTATGAAGAAGGATGCAGTTTTAATTAATACAGCCAGAGCTTCTTTAATTGATCAGCAGGCTTTGATTAAAAACCTTGAAGAAGGAAATTTATTTGCGGTTGGATTAGATGTTCATCCGGATGAACCAAATTTCGATGAACGATTGTTTAAATTTGAAAATGTTATTTTAACACCGCATAATGCTGCCATCAGTCGTGAAGCAATTGATAAAACATCAGTGGTCGCGGTTGAAAACTTGATTGAGAGTTTTCAAAAGATAAAATTCAATAATCTTTAA
- a CDS encoding dihydrodipicolinate synthase family protein — protein sequence MFEGIITPIVTPFHRDEKQTINYEATEMLVEHLIDKGISGIFVLGSNGEFYAVDEAEKIEFTKTVVQLVNQRVPVFAGSGACSTHAAIRMSKKMEYIGVDALSVISPYFVPPSEDELYQYYEDIAKSVTVPVVLYNIPRMTGVNISANLVSRLSKIENIVGIKDSSRNLENLKGYVNATCGTQMSVLVGSDSIILDGYRLGATGAIAGLSNIITDIILDLFKALKSGDEQKAELLQKEVKLLSDFNKQGTMPSVIKRFVELSGIAAVGPARRPVLELSREMDKKIVDMIQHYGLV from the coding sequence ATGTTTGAAGGTATTATTACACCAATTGTCACGCCTTTTCATCGCGATGAAAAGCAAACAATTAATTATGAAGCAACTGAGATGTTAGTTGAACACTTAATTGATAAAGGAATTTCGGGAATATTTGTTTTAGGGAGCAATGGAGAATTTTATGCGGTAGATGAAGCTGAAAAGATAGAATTCACCAAGACAGTTGTACAGTTGGTAAATCAAAGAGTGCCGGTATTTGCGGGATCGGGGGCTTGTTCAACTCATGCTGCAATTCGTATGTCAAAAAAAATGGAGTATATTGGAGTTGATGCGCTTTCAGTCATTTCACCATATTTCGTGCCACCGTCAGAAGATGAACTTTATCAATATTATGAGGATATTGCCAAATCTGTAACGGTTCCAGTAGTTTTATACAATATACCGAGGATGACTGGGGTTAATATCAGTGCAAATCTTGTATCAAGATTATCGAAAATTGAAAATATCGTAGGCATAAAAGATAGCAGTCGGAATCTCGAAAATTTAAAAGGTTACGTTAATGCTACTTGTGGAACACAAATGTCCGTGCTTGTAGGATCAGATTCAATTATTCTAGATGGTTATCGTCTTGGTGCTACAGGAGCAATTGCTGGTTTAAGCAATATTATTACGGATATAATTTTAGATCTATTTAAAGCGCTCAAATCAGGTGATGAACAAAAAGCAGAGTTGCTGCAGAAGGAAGTAAAACTTCTTAGTGATTTTAATAAGCAAGGAACGATGCCTTCTGTTATAAAACGTTTTGTTGAACTTTCAGGGATAGCAGCGGTGGGACCTGCGCGACGTCCTGTTTTAGAACTTAGTAGAGAGATGGATAAAAAGATCGTAGATATGATTCAGCATTATGGATTGGTGTAA
- a CDS encoding PTS transporter subunit IIC, whose product MDTFSHIVQAILNVGAVALLPLMILALGLIFRVSFIKALKAGLLVGIGFQGLQLVVGFLVATLTPVIKHYSSIGTGFSIVDVGWETLSAAAWATQFTAIIVPLGLIVNFLLIRFKLIKTLNVDIWNYWHLLRSSAILSLILTLMGISGVTNYSISIAFGVLLSVFICYVGDKVAPYWQEYFGLEGTTCTTILQILTTLPIALAVNYVIDKIPVIKKINISFETIGSKFGSLADPTIIGAILGAFLGILTGQPLPGIIKISVGLAAAITLTPRMVRLFMEGMSPISRAARDYMIKKLGADAEINIGVDIALGVGNQTAITVAAVMIPICILLAFVLPWNKFFPAAFFGSSLTYAMATITMVCKGNMFRSMITGCVYMIFTLFAFNFTASLCTQFVANSGVTSLPSGVLVAAGGMNNFIDFILAAISKAL is encoded by the coding sequence ATGGATACATTTAGCCATATAGTTCAAGCAATTTTGAATGTTGGTGCTGTTGCACTTCTTCCATTAATGATTTTAGCTTTAGGATTAATTTTTAGAGTCAGTTTCATTAAAGCGTTAAAAGCAGGACTTTTAGTGGGAATTGGATTTCAAGGCTTACAGTTGGTTGTAGGGTTTCTTGTTGCTACATTGACACCGGTAATTAAACATTATTCTAGTATAGGAACAGGTTTCAGCATCGTTGATGTTGGCTGGGAGACGCTTTCGGCAGCGGCGTGGGCTACTCAGTTTACGGCGATTATTGTTCCCCTGGGGTTAATTGTAAATTTTCTCTTGATTCGATTTAAACTGATTAAAACATTAAATGTTGATATTTGGAATTACTGGCATCTCTTAAGATCCTCTGCGATATTATCCCTTATTTTAACTTTGATGGGGATTTCGGGAGTAACAAATTATAGTATAAGTATAGCCTTTGGCGTTCTTCTTTCAGTTTTTATCTGTTATGTTGGGGACAAGGTGGCACCGTATTGGCAAGAATATTTTGGCCTTGAAGGAACTACCTGTACCACAATTCTGCAGATATTGACAACTTTGCCGATTGCGTTGGCTGTAAATTATGTGATTGATAAAATTCCGGTTATTAAAAAAATTAATATTTCATTTGAGACGATTGGCAGTAAATTTGGTAGTTTAGCCGATCCAACAATTATCGGCGCGATTTTAGGTGCATTTTTGGGAATTCTTACAGGACAGCCTTTGCCTGGAATCATCAAAATTTCAGTGGGATTAGCTGCCGCAATTACATTGACTCCGCGTATGGTTAGGCTATTCATGGAAGGAATGAGCCCGATCAGTAGAGCTGCTAGAGATTATATGATAAAGAAGCTTGGAGCAGATGCAGAGATTAATATTGGTGTTGACATTGCATTAGGGGTTGGAAATCAAACGGCTATCACGGTAGCAGCAGTTATGATACCAATTTGTATATTACTAGCTTTTGTTCTTCCTTGGAATAAGTTTTTTCCTGCCGCCTTTTTTGGATCTTCATTAACTTATGCGATGGCTACGATTACGATGGTTTGTAAGGGCAATATGTTTAGATCCATGATTACAGGATGTGTCTATATGATATTTACGCTCTTCGCATTTAATTTTACAGCTTCTTTATGTACGCAATTTGTAGCTAATTCTGGTGTTACTTCACTTCCTTCAGGTGTTCTTGTCGCAGCTGGAGGCATGAATAACTTTATTGATTTTATACTTGCAGCAATTAGTAAAGCACTTTAA
- a CDS encoding PTS sugar transporter subunit IIB → MLKILVACGSGVATSTLAARTVEEVCEAHHISVNVSTCSMGELSSCVENADLVLTTGKYDRTLPKPVLSVTSFITGIGVEKTKKAIVELLETILSEKQTEK, encoded by the coding sequence ATGCTGAAAATTCTAGTTGCTTGTGGAAGCGGTGTTGCAACGTCCACGCTTGCTGCACGTACAGTAGAAGAAGTTTGTGAAGCGCATCATATTTCTGTAAATGTGTCTACGTGTAGTATGGGAGAACTTTCGAGTTGTGTGGAAAATGCGGATTTAGTATTAACTACAGGTAAATATGATAGGACCCTACCAAAGCCCGTTTTAAGTGTAACTTCATTTATCACTGGCATCGGTGTAGAAAAGACCAAAAAAGCAATTGTTGAATTACTGGAAACTATTTTGTCGGAAAAACAAACAGAGAAATAA
- a CDS encoding transketolase family protein, whose product MSNLVKKATRLSYGEALRDLFPKYQNMVVLDADLAEATQTKIFRQAYPARFIDCGIAESNLMGIAAGLAASGMIPFASSFAMFAAGRAFEQIRNSIAYPHLPVKIGATHAGITVGEDGATHQCNEDIALMRSIPGMTIICPADDVEAKAAVEAAILHEGPVYLRFSRFAAPVFNDFNKYRFQLGKGICLRDGNGMSIVATGLMVYEALRAAELLAQDGIHARVINIHTIKPLDEEIIMQAAKDTRLLLTVEEHSVIGGLGDAVCGLVCQNNPVPVVKIGIEDEFGHSGTAEELLKQFGLCMEHIAAVAKKALKKNQ is encoded by the coding sequence GTGAGTAATTTGGTGAAAAAAGCAACACGGCTCAGCTATGGCGAAGCATTACGGGATCTCTTTCCAAAGTATCAAAATATGGTAGTTTTAGATGCGGATCTTGCGGAGGCCACACAGACAAAGATTTTTAGGCAAGCATATCCAGCACGCTTTATTGATTGTGGTATCGCGGAAAGTAATTTAATGGGAATTGCTGCAGGATTGGCGGCTTCAGGAATGATTCCTTTTGCCAGTTCATTTGCAATGTTCGCGGCAGGTCGTGCTTTTGAACAAATACGAAACTCCATAGCTTATCCACATCTTCCAGTAAAAATTGGAGCGACACATGCTGGTATCACGGTTGGAGAAGACGGGGCGACCCATCAATGTAATGAAGATATTGCACTGATGCGGTCTATTCCTGGGATGACAATTATTTGTCCAGCTGATGACGTAGAAGCAAAAGCAGCAGTGGAAGCTGCTATATTGCATGAAGGACCGGTTTATCTACGTTTTAGTCGATTCGCAGCTCCGGTGTTCAATGATTTTAATAAATATCGTTTTCAACTTGGCAAAGGAATTTGTTTGAGAGATGGCAATGGCATGTCAATTGTTGCAACGGGATTGATGGTATATGAAGCACTGCGGGCCGCCGAATTGCTTGCACAAGATGGTATTCATGCGAGGGTGATTAATATTCATACTATAAAACCGCTTGATGAGGAAATCATTATGCAAGCGGCTAAAGATACTCGTCTTTTACTTACTGTAGAGGAACATAGTGTGATTGGTGGATTGGGTGATGCTGTTTGTGGTTTGGTGTGCCAAAACAATCCAGTTCCAGTAGTGAAAATTGGGATTGAGGATGAATTTGGACATTCAGGCACTGCTGAAGAATTATTAAAACAATTCGGATTGTGTATGGAACATATTGCTGCTGTTGCAAAAAAAGCATTGAAGAAAAATCAATGA
- a CDS encoding transketolase: MEKEKELELKRVSAQIRYGIIDGVYCARSGHPGGSLSIVELLTYLYFVEMRIDSKNPKWIQRDRLVLSKGHAAPALYAALAYKKFFSYEEIRCLRHNGAMLQGHPDMKKTPGIDMTTGSLGQGISAACGIALAGKLQNRNYRVYTIVGDGETEEGQVWEAAMFAAHKKLDNLCMFVDCNGLQIDGLVSEIGGPEPLDEKFKAFGFHVITIDAHDFVEIESAVSESKRIKGAPTAVIARSSKGKGISFMENRKEWHGKAPNREEYEQAMQEIKIYMSKLEKERCKSE, from the coding sequence ATGGAAAAAGAAAAGGAGCTTGAACTTAAACGAGTATCTGCACAAATTCGTTATGGGATTATTGACGGAGTATATTGTGCTAGGTCGGGGCATCCGGGGGGATCATTGTCAATTGTAGAACTATTGACGTATTTATATTTTGTAGAAATGCGTATTGATAGCAAGAATCCGAAGTGGATACAACGGGATCGATTGGTATTATCAAAAGGACATGCGGCTCCAGCTCTTTATGCAGCCTTAGCATATAAAAAATTCTTCTCTTATGAGGAAATAAGATGTTTGCGTCATAATGGAGCAATGCTACAAGGACATCCCGATATGAAAAAAACACCTGGGATTGATATGACTACCGGTTCGTTAGGGCAAGGCATTTCGGCAGCCTGCGGGATCGCTTTAGCTGGCAAATTGCAAAATAGAAATTATAGAGTATACACAATTGTGGGCGATGGAGAAACAGAAGAAGGACAGGTTTGGGAAGCAGCAATGTTCGCTGCACATAAGAAATTGGATAATTTATGTATGTTTGTTGATTGCAATGGTTTGCAAATTGATGGGTTAGTTTCAGAAATTGGCGGTCCGGAACCTTTAGATGAAAAATTTAAAGCTTTTGGTTTTCATGTTATAACAATTGATGCTCATGATTTTGTAGAAATTGAAAGTGCTGTAAGTGAATCGAAGCGCATAAAGGGAGCCCCGACAGCCGTGATCGCTAGATCTTCAAAAGGGAAGGGAATTTCTTTTATGGAAAATCGGAAAGAATGGCATGGAAAAGCTCCTAATCGGGAGGAATATGAGCAGGCTATGCAAGAAATAAAAATTTATATGAGCAAGTTAGAGAAAGAGAGGTGTAAAAGTGAGTAA
- the fsa gene encoding fructose-6-phosphate aldolase has product MKFFIDTANVDEIRKANDMGVIFGVTTNPSLIAKEGREFKKVISEITEIIDGPISGEVKATTVKAEKMIVEGREIAAIHPNMVVKIPMTIEGLKAVKVLSKENIKTNVTLIFNVNQALLAARAGATYVSPFLGRLDDISTTGVDLIKQIAKIFKIHQLQAQIICASVRTPIHVMDCAYAGADIATVPYKVFEQMVKHPLTDQGIEKFRLDYKKVFGE; this is encoded by the coding sequence GTGAAATTTTTTATTGATACAGCAAATGTGGATGAAATTCGTAAGGCAAATGATATGGGCGTTATCTTTGGTGTAACAACAAACCCGTCGTTAATTGCCAAAGAAGGGCGCGAATTTAAAAAAGTAATTTCTGAAATTACAGAAATCATTGATGGCCCTATCAGTGGAGAAGTGAAAGCGACAACAGTTAAGGCGGAGAAAATGATTGTTGAAGGGCGTGAAATTGCTGCAATTCATCCCAATATGGTGGTGAAAATTCCAATGACCATAGAGGGGTTAAAAGCAGTTAAGGTTTTGAGTAAAGAAAATATTAAAACTAACGTAACTTTAATATTTAATGTCAATCAAGCATTGTTAGCTGCGAGAGCAGGTGCTACATACGTTTCTCCTTTTTTAGGCAGATTAGACGATATTTCTACCACCGGGGTTGATTTGATTAAGCAAATTGCAAAAATATTTAAAATCCATCAACTGCAAGCTCAGATTATTTGTGCAAGTGTCCGTACACCTATCCATGTGATGGATTGTGCATATGCCGGAGCCGATATAGCTACTGTACCATATAAAGTGTTTGAGCAGATGGTGAAACATCCATTGACTGATCAAGGAATTGAGAAATTTCGACTAGATTACAAAAAAGTGTTTGGCGAATAA
- a CDS encoding Cof-type HAD-IIB family hydrolase, whose translation MEDIKLVAIDLDGTLLSDNRKISVPTVKMIKKLAQKDIKIILASARTPNSILPYYQELDLKTPMICLSGAYIGFSESQAIDKRPLSLHSYKKLIEILENEDLYLKVYGLNRLYVKEKSEATAKFSKNFNVPFEVMERTSLANVDREPFRIFLLHLTAALRDRYLQWIPSHFADFNVTREGDDGIEIVDAFASKGIALKKVCEMYAIDLKNVMAIGNERNDLSMLKESGTSIAMGNACDELKQIADTVTKDNENDGVAWILNQYFS comes from the coding sequence GTGGAAGATATAAAGTTAGTTGCGATAGACTTAGATGGAACACTGCTAAGCGATAATAGAAAGATTTCGGTGCCCACCGTCAAAATGATTAAAAAACTAGCGCAAAAAGATATCAAAATCATTTTGGCATCTGCCCGGACACCGAATTCTATATTGCCGTATTATCAGGAGCTCGATTTAAAGACACCGATGATTTGTTTAAGCGGTGCATATATTGGATTTTCAGAATCTCAAGCGATTGACAAACGCCCCCTAAGTTTGCATAGTTATAAAAAACTCATTGAAATTCTTGAAAACGAAGATTTATATCTGAAAGTATATGGATTGAATCGGCTGTATGTGAAAGAAAAGAGCGAAGCAACTGCGAAATTTTCTAAAAACTTTAATGTTCCATTCGAGGTCATGGAAAGGACTTCTTTAGCTAACGTAGACAGGGAGCCCTTCCGCATCTTTTTACTTCATTTAACTGCTGCTTTACGTGATCGGTATCTGCAATGGATACCCAGCCATTTTGCGGATTTCAATGTAACGCGAGAAGGCGATGACGGAATAGAAATTGTGGATGCTTTCGCATCTAAAGGAATTGCCCTTAAGAAAGTTTGCGAAATGTATGCAATCGACCTGAAAAATGTCATGGCGATTGGCAATGAACGAAATGATTTGTCAATGCTGAAAGAAAGCGGAACTTCCATTGCGATGGGAAATGCTTGCGACGAATTAAAACAAATTGCCGATACAGTAACCAAAGACAACGAAAATGATGGCGTTGCATGGATTTTAAATCAATATTTTAGTTAA
- a CDS encoding zinc-dependent dehydrogenase: protein MKAAVYKGTASIDVENIETPKIQEGALLVKVKACAICGGDVRTFRHGHAHIKPPIVLGHEFAGEIIEVGEGVKDYKVGERVICCPGIGCGSCSYCLSGWQNMCYTRETIAHHYNGGFAEYVLVPAGAVRAGNVNRIPDEVDYLSASLAEPLACVVNGQEVMNIQLGDTVAVIGAGPIGLMHAELARARGAGKVFLINRSAKRLEEAKHFNYDAYIDLSSQDGVQAVKDLTNGMGANVVIVTAGNTAAMTAGINMASKMGKVCLFAGLPKDKPNLEIDANFVHYRQIALYGVFSSAPRHNALALEMIRSGKIDVDKIMTHAVSLDKICDGMKIVEDRGGLRVIVVPDLEAVAADIKNHAGIRIVK from the coding sequence ATGAAAGCAGCAGTTTATAAAGGAACAGCATCGATTGATGTAGAGAATATAGAAACACCCAAAATTCAAGAAGGCGCTTTATTAGTTAAGGTAAAGGCATGCGCGATTTGTGGCGGGGACGTAAGAACTTTTAGACATGGTCACGCGCATATTAAACCACCAATCGTATTAGGACATGAATTTGCCGGTGAAATCATCGAGGTCGGTGAAGGCGTAAAAGACTATAAAGTGGGAGAACGGGTAATTTGTTGTCCGGGGATCGGCTGCGGTTCTTGCAGCTATTGTTTATCCGGCTGGCAAAACATGTGCTACACCAGAGAAACGATTGCGCATCATTATAACGGCGGGTTTGCTGAATATGTACTCGTGCCGGCAGGTGCAGTGCGCGCTGGAAACGTAAATCGAATTCCAGATGAAGTGGATTATTTATCAGCGTCCTTGGCGGAGCCTTTAGCTTGTGTAGTAAACGGACAAGAAGTGATGAATATTCAATTGGGTGATACAGTAGCTGTTATTGGAGCTGGTCCGATTGGTCTGATGCATGCTGAACTTGCTAGAGCGCGTGGTGCAGGAAAAGTATTTTTAATCAACCGGAGTGCAAAACGCTTGGAAGAAGCAAAACATTTCAACTATGATGCTTATATTGACCTAAGCAGTCAAGATGGCGTCCAAGCGGTAAAAGATTTAACAAATGGTATGGGTGCCAATGTAGTGATTGTAACTGCTGGAAATACAGCAGCAATGACAGCCGGCATTAATATGGCCAGCAAAATGGGAAAAGTTTGTCTGTTCGCTGGTCTGCCAAAAGATAAACCAAATTTAGAAATTGATGCGAATTTCGTTCACTATCGTCAGATTGCATTATATGGTGTATTCTCTTCAGCACCAAGGCATAATGCGCTTGCATTAGAAATGATCCGCAGCGGTAAAATTGACGTAGATAAAATTATGACACATGCAGTATCTTTAGATAAGATCTGTGATGGCATGAAAATTGTAGAAGATCGTGGTGGCTTACGTGTTATCGTAGTTCCGGATCTTGAAGCAGTAGCTGCAGACATTAAAAATCATGCAGGGATTCGTATCGTAAAATAG
- a CDS encoding 2-hydroxyacid dehydrogenase, translated as MKALVIGDPLLSAENLKEAVHTVIGKDVEVFCVDWKPANDEEFWYLRSIVEKNGPSAGKPPKEIFDYVADVDLIVTQHTPINAEIINAAKKCSILGVCRAGVENVDLEAATKNNIAVFRTMGRNAHAVSDYTVGLMLSEIRNIARGHAALKQGEWKKLYSNEAFVGDMFQKTIGLIGFGYIGHLVAKKLHGFEVDILVYDPYASKEDIEKSGCKKVELDELCRKADFVSMHARLSEDTQGLLGEAQLAVMKPTAYVINTARAGLIDEPALIKALENKKIGGAALDVFLVEPPPEGHPFFTLENVTITPHLAGVTKDTFRRTPFLLLEEIKRTASEGNARWLMNKEIQPDFAKLGLK; from the coding sequence ATGAAAGCTTTAGTAATTGGCGATCCGTTGCTATCAGCAGAAAATTTGAAAGAAGCAGTGCATACTGTAATAGGAAAAGATGTAGAAGTCTTTTGTGTAGATTGGAAACCTGCAAATGATGAAGAATTTTGGTATCTTCGCAGCATCGTAGAAAAAAATGGTCCTTCCGCAGGTAAACCGCCAAAAGAAATCTTTGATTATGTAGCGGATGTTGACCTGATCGTTACGCAGCATACACCAATCAACGCGGAGATCATTAACGCAGCAAAAAAATGTTCGATCCTTGGCGTATGCAGAGCCGGAGTAGAAAATGTTGATTTAGAAGCAGCAACAAAAAATAATATTGCAGTGTTCAGAACGATGGGCAGAAATGCGCATGCAGTATCAGATTATACAGTAGGCTTGATGCTGAGTGAGATCAGAAACATTGCACGTGGTCATGCTGCACTTAAACAAGGAGAATGGAAAAAATTATATTCAAATGAAGCTTTCGTTGGAGATATGTTCCAAAAAACAATTGGCTTAATTGGGTTTGGGTATATTGGTCACTTAGTTGCAAAAAAATTGCACGGTTTTGAAGTAGATATCCTTGTTTATGATCCATATGCTAGCAAAGAAGATATAGAAAAATCCGGCTGTAAGAAAGTTGAACTTGACGAACTTTGCCGCAAAGCTGATTTTGTCAGCATGCATGCAAGATTGTCTGAGGATACGCAAGGTCTTTTAGGTGAAGCACAACTTGCGGTGATGAAACCAACTGCGTATGTGATTAATACGGCGCGTGCTGGACTTATTGATGAACCAGCATTGATCAAAGCATTGGAAAACAAAAAAATTGGTGGTGCGGCACTGGATGTGTTCCTTGTAGAGCCTCCACCAGAAGGACATCCATTCTTTACGCTGGAAAATGTCACGATTACACCACATTTAGCAGGTGTAACAAAAGATACGTTCAGAAGAACACCATTTCTTTTATTAGAAGAAATCAAAAGAACAGCTTCAGAAGGTAATGCTAGATGGTTGATGAACAAAGAGATTCAGCCTGATTTTGCAAAACTTGGCTTAAAATAA
- a CDS encoding PTS glucitol/sorbitol transporter subunit IIA, protein MKYEVMVTNIGDFVLQYIKVRDSIIIFDKDVPYHYADMVVAHTIGKLKADVTVGDKLTIAEQEYNVTAVGDEANQTLREHGHCTLVFNGSDTVEQPGQIAVTKGAVPRLMVGDTIRFD, encoded by the coding sequence ATGAAATACGAAGTTATGGTTACAAATATTGGGGATTTTGTCCTGCAATATATAAAGGTAAGAGATAGCATTATTATTTTTGACAAAGATGTTCCGTATCATTATGCAGACATGGTGGTGGCGCATACAATTGGAAAATTGAAAGCGGATGTTACCGTTGGTGATAAATTAACGATTGCCGAGCAAGAGTATAATGTAACTGCTGTCGGCGATGAAGCAAATCAAACGCTTAGAGAACATGGTCACTGTACATTGGTATTTAACGGAAGCGATACAGTAGAACAACCAGGACAAATTGCGGTTACAAAAGGTGCCGTGCCAAGACTTATGGTTGGCGATACAATTCGTTTTGATTAA